Proteins from one Mycobacterium sp. HUMS_12744610 genomic window:
- a CDS encoding penicillin-binding transpeptidase domain-containing protein, whose translation MATRTTFVSSVTCLVVVAAIALSACTPRPDGPGPAAEQFFAALAVGDTASAAQLSDSPNDAREALNAAWAGLQATHLDAQVLSARYAEDTGKVDYRFSWHLPKDRVWTYDGELKMARYEGRWRVRWTTTGLHPKLGEHQTFALRADRPRRASVNELGGTDVLVPGYLYHYTLDATQAGSGLALSSTAHAVADVLHPFNDALGDPQLLAEQASSSTQPVDLVTLHPDDNDKVFPAIGRLPGIVITPQPEMLPTDPHFASTVVAEVKKTVIGQLDGEPGWRVVSVNQNGVEVEVLHEVPGSPAPSVSLTLDRAVQNAAQHAVDSRGGKAMMVVIKPSTGEILAIAQNAGADADGPLATTGLFPPGSTFKMVTAGAAVERDMATPNTMMGCPGHIDIGHRSIPNYGGFDLGVVPMSRAFASSCNTTFAELSSKMPPRGLTQAASRYGIGLDYQVEGITTVTGSVPPTVDLAERTEDGFGQGRVLASPFGMALVAATVAAGRTPVPQLIAGRPTTVQGDATPISPKMVEALRPMMRLVVTNGTAKEISGCGAVFGKTGEAEFPGGSHSWFAGYRGDLAFASLIVGGGSSEYAVRMTKVMFESLPPDFLA comes from the coding sequence ATGGCAACTCGAACAACATTCGTCTCGTCAGTCACGTGCTTGGTGGTCGTTGCCGCGATCGCGCTGTCCGCGTGCACCCCGCGGCCCGACGGGCCCGGCCCGGCCGCCGAGCAGTTCTTCGCCGCCCTGGCCGTCGGGGATACCGCCAGCGCCGCCCAGCTCAGCGACAGCCCCAACGACGCCCGCGAGGCGCTCAACGCGGCCTGGGCGGGGCTGCAGGCCACCCACCTCGACGCGCAGGTGCTCAGCGCCAGGTACGCCGAGGACACCGGCAAGGTGGACTACCGCTTCTCCTGGCATCTGCCGAAGGACCGGGTCTGGACCTATGACGGCGAGCTGAAGATGGCCCGCTACGAGGGACGCTGGCGCGTGCGCTGGACCACCACCGGGCTGCACCCCAAGCTGGGCGAGCACCAGACGTTCGCGCTGCGGGCCGACCGGCCGCGGCGCGCCTCGGTCAACGAACTCGGCGGCACCGACGTGCTGGTGCCGGGCTACCTGTACCACTACACGCTGGACGCCACGCAGGCCGGCTCCGGGTTGGCCCTGAGCTCGACGGCGCACGCGGTGGCCGACGTCCTGCACCCCTTCAACGACGCGCTCGGCGATCCCCAGCTGCTCGCGGAGCAGGCCAGCTCGTCGACCCAGCCGGTGGACCTGGTCACCCTGCATCCGGACGACAACGACAAGGTTTTCCCGGCGATCGGCCGGCTGCCCGGCATCGTGATCACGCCCCAGCCCGAGATGCTGCCCACTGACCCGCATTTCGCGTCGACGGTGGTGGCCGAGGTGAAGAAGACGGTCATCGGCCAACTCGACGGCGAGCCGGGTTGGCGGGTGGTCAGCGTGAACCAGAACGGTGTCGAAGTCGAAGTGCTGCACGAGGTTCCGGGGTCTCCGGCGCCGTCGGTCTCGCTCACCCTGGACCGGGCGGTGCAGAATGCCGCCCAGCACGCCGTCGACAGCCGCGGCGGTAAGGCGATGATGGTGGTGATCAAGCCGTCGACCGGGGAGATCCTGGCGATCGCGCAGAACGCCGGGGCCGACGCCGACGGCCCGCTCGCCACCACCGGGCTGTTCCCGCCGGGGTCGACGTTCAAGATGGTGACCGCCGGTGCGGCCGTCGAGCGCGACATGGCCACGCCCAACACGATGATGGGCTGCCCGGGCCACATCGACATCGGGCACCGCAGCATCCCCAACTACGGCGGCTTCGACCTCGGCGTGGTGCCGATGTCGCGCGCGTTCGCCAGTTCCTGTAACACCACATTCGCCGAGCTGAGCAGCAAGATGCCGCCGCGCGGGCTGACCCAGGCGGCCAGCCGCTACGGCATCGGGCTGGACTACCAGGTCGAGGGCATCACCACGGTCACCGGCTCGGTGCCGCCGACGGTGGACCTGGCCGAGCGCACCGAGGACGGCTTCGGGCAGGGACGCGTGCTGGCCAGCCCGTTCGGCATGGCCCTGGTGGCCGCCACGGTGGCTGCCGGCAGGACGCCGGTGCCGCAGCTGATCGCCGGGCGGCCGACGACGGTACAGGGTGACGCGACGCCCATCAGCCCCAAGATGGTCGAGGCCCTGCGGCCCATGATGCGGCTGGTGGTGACCAACGGGACCGCCAAGGAGATCTCGGGCTGCGGGGCGGTGTTCGGGAAGACCGGCGAGGCCGAGTTCCCGGGCGGATCGCACTCGTGGTTCGCCGGGTACCGCGGCGACCTGGCGTTCGCGTCCCTGATCGTCGGGGGTGGCAGCTCGGAGTACGCGGTCCGGATGACCAAGGTGATGTTCGAGTCGCTGCCCCCGGATTTCCTGGCGTGA
- a CDS encoding GNAT family N-acetyltransferase, which produces MSAPPIFRLVGERRVSVVRDAATVWRVFDEDPVGSCMVAARVADHGVDPNAIGGELWTRRGPEESLCFAGANLIPLRGAPADLNAFADEAMSGTRRCSSLVGRADLVLPMWERLEVAWGPARDVREQQPLMALSAHPNCDIDVGVRQVRPDELDAYLVAAVDMFIGEVGVDPRIGDGGRGYRRRVASLIAAGRAWARFEDGQVVFKAEVGSQSPAVGQIQGVWVHPEWRGQGLGTGGTATVAAVIVGAGRIASLYVNDFNAVARAAYARVGFTEVGTFATVLLD; this is translated from the coding sequence ATGTCGGCTCCGCCCATCTTCCGCCTCGTCGGCGAGCGGCGGGTGTCCGTGGTGCGCGATGCCGCCACCGTGTGGCGCGTTTTCGACGAGGACCCGGTCGGGTCGTGCATGGTCGCGGCCCGCGTCGCCGACCACGGCGTCGACCCCAACGCGATCGGCGGCGAGTTGTGGACCCGCCGCGGCCCGGAGGAGTCGTTGTGCTTTGCCGGCGCCAACCTGATCCCGCTGCGTGGCGCGCCGGCCGACCTCAACGCGTTCGCCGACGAGGCGATGAGCGGGACGCGGCGCTGTTCGTCGCTGGTCGGCAGGGCCGACCTGGTGCTGCCGATGTGGGAGCGGCTCGAGGTGGCGTGGGGCCCGGCGCGTGACGTGCGCGAGCAGCAGCCGCTGATGGCGCTGTCCGCCCATCCCAACTGCGACATCGACGTCGGGGTGCGCCAGGTCCGGCCGGACGAGTTGGACGCCTACCTGGTGGCCGCCGTCGACATGTTCATCGGGGAGGTGGGTGTCGACCCGCGCATCGGCGACGGCGGCCGTGGCTACCGGCGCCGGGTGGCCAGCCTGATCGCCGCCGGGCGGGCCTGGGCGCGCTTCGAGGACGGTCAGGTCGTCTTCAAGGCCGAGGTGGGGTCGCAGTCCCCGGCGGTCGGCCAGATCCAGGGCGTCTGGGTGCACCCGGAGTGGCGCGGCCAGGGACTGGGCACGGGCGGCACCGCGACGGTGGCCGCGGTAATCGTGGGCGCCGGGCGCATCGCCAGCCTCTACGTCAACGACTTCAACGCGGTGGCCCGCGCGGCGTATGCGCGCGTCGGCTTCACCGAGGTCGGCACGTTCGCGACCGTCCTGCTGGACTAG
- the ispG gene encoding flavodoxin-dependent (E)-4-hydroxy-3-methylbut-2-enyl-diphosphate synthase — MSVGLGMPDAPAPTLAPRRPTRQLMVRDVGVGSDHPISVQSMCTTKTHDVNSTLQQIAELTAAGCDIVRVACPRQEDADALAAIASKSKIPVIADIHFQPKYIFAAIDAGCAAVRVNPGNIKEFDGRVGEVAKAAGDAGIPIRIGVNAGSLDKRFLEKYGKATPEALVESALWEASLFEEHGFGNIKISVKHNDPVVMVAAYELLAARCDYPLHLGVTEAGPAFQGTIKSAVAFGALLSKGIGDTIRVSLSAPPVEEVKVGVGILESLNLRPRGLEIVSCPSCGRAQVDVYTLANEVTAGLDGLDVPLRVAVMGCVVNGPGEAREADLGVASGNGKGQIFVRGEVIKTVPEAKIVETLIEEAMRLASETGDESGDGPQTTASGSPVVTVS, encoded by the coding sequence GTGTCTGTTGGCCTGGGAATGCCGGACGCCCCGGCACCCACGCTCGCGCCCCGTCGCCCCACGCGCCAGCTGATGGTTCGCGACGTCGGGGTGGGCAGCGACCACCCGATCTCGGTGCAGTCGATGTGCACCACCAAGACCCACGACGTCAACTCGACGCTGCAGCAGATCGCCGAGTTGACCGCGGCGGGCTGCGACATCGTGCGGGTGGCTTGTCCGCGTCAGGAGGACGCCGACGCGCTGGCCGCGATAGCGTCCAAGAGCAAGATCCCGGTGATCGCCGACATCCACTTCCAGCCCAAGTACATCTTCGCCGCCATCGACGCCGGCTGCGCCGCGGTGCGGGTCAACCCCGGCAACATCAAGGAGTTCGACGGCCGGGTCGGCGAGGTCGCCAAGGCCGCCGGCGACGCCGGCATCCCGATCCGCATCGGCGTCAACGCCGGCTCGCTGGACAAGCGGTTCCTGGAGAAGTACGGCAAGGCCACCCCCGAGGCGCTGGTGGAGTCGGCGCTGTGGGAGGCCTCGCTGTTCGAGGAGCACGGTTTCGGGAATATCAAGATCAGCGTCAAGCACAACGACCCGGTGGTGATGGTCGCCGCCTACGAGTTGCTGGCCGCCCGGTGCGATTACCCGCTGCATCTGGGGGTCACCGAGGCCGGGCCGGCGTTCCAGGGCACCATCAAGTCCGCGGTCGCCTTCGGCGCGCTGCTGTCCAAGGGCATCGGCGACACCATCCGGGTGTCGCTGTCGGCCCCGCCGGTAGAGGAGGTCAAGGTCGGCGTCGGAATCCTCGAGTCGCTCAACCTGCGGCCGCGGGGGCTCGAGATCGTGTCGTGCCCGTCGTGCGGCCGGGCCCAGGTCGACGTCTACACGCTGGCCAACGAGGTCACCGCCGGCTTGGACGGTCTCGACGTGCCGCTGCGGGTCGCCGTGATGGGCTGCGTCGTCAACGGTCCCGGCGAGGCCCGCGAGGCGGACCTGGGCGTGGCGTCGGGAAATGGCAAGGGCCAGATCTTCGTTCGGGGCGAGGTGATCAAGACCGTTCCGGAAGCCAAGATCGTCGAGACCCTGATCGAGGAGGCGATGCGTCTCGCGTCCGAAACGGGTGACGAATCGGGCGACGGGCCGCAGACAACCGCGAGCGGTTCGCCGGTTGTGACCGTAAGCTGA
- a CDS encoding M50 family metallopeptidase translates to MMFVIGIVLFALAILISVALHECGHMWVARATGMKVRRYFVGFGPTLWSIRRGETEYGVKGVPLGGFCDIAGMTPVEELAPDETDRAMYKQATWKRVAVLFAGPGMNFVICLVLLYGIALVWGLPNLHPPTRAVVGETACVAPEVAPGKLGTCTGPGPAARAGIRPGDIVVKVGDTPVSSFEDMAAAVRKLHGTVPVVVERDGSTVTTYVDITPTQRFVGNGQGGKPEASTVGAIGVGAVRLTPTHYGVFSAVPATFAFAGGLTVEVGKALVAIPTKVGALVHAIGGGQRDPQTPMSVVGASIIGGDTVDHGLWVAFWFFLAQLNLILGAINLVPLLPFDGGHIAIAVFEKVRNMIRSARGMVAAAPVNYLKLMPATYVVLVFVVGYMLLTVTADLVNPIRLFQ, encoded by the coding sequence ATGATGTTCGTTATCGGCATTGTGCTGTTCGCGCTGGCCATCCTGATCTCGGTGGCCCTGCACGAGTGCGGCCACATGTGGGTGGCGCGCGCCACCGGCATGAAAGTGCGCCGCTACTTCGTCGGCTTCGGGCCCACGCTGTGGTCGATCCGGCGCGGGGAGACCGAGTACGGCGTCAAGGGCGTCCCGCTGGGCGGCTTCTGCGACATCGCCGGCATGACGCCGGTCGAGGAGCTGGCGCCCGACGAGACCGACCGGGCGATGTACAAGCAGGCGACCTGGAAGCGGGTCGCGGTGTTGTTCGCGGGCCCCGGCATGAACTTCGTCATCTGCCTGGTGCTGCTCTACGGGATCGCACTGGTCTGGGGTCTGCCTAACCTGCACCCACCCACCAGGGCCGTGGTCGGCGAAACGGCGTGTGTGGCACCGGAAGTGGCGCCGGGCAAGCTCGGGACCTGCACGGGCCCCGGTCCGGCCGCGCGCGCCGGGATCCGCCCCGGCGACATCGTGGTCAAGGTCGGCGACACCCCGGTGTCCAGCTTCGAGGACATGGCCGCGGCGGTCCGCAAGCTGCACGGGACCGTTCCGGTCGTCGTGGAACGGGACGGCTCCACCGTCACCACCTATGTCGACATCACGCCCACGCAACGCTTTGTCGGAAACGGACAGGGCGGCAAGCCGGAGGCCTCGACGGTCGGCGCCATCGGTGTCGGCGCCGTCAGGCTCACGCCCACCCACTACGGCGTGTTCTCCGCGGTGCCGGCCACGTTCGCGTTCGCCGGGGGACTGACCGTCGAGGTGGGCAAGGCGCTGGTCGCGATCCCGACGAAGGTCGGCGCGCTGGTGCATGCCATCGGCGGTGGGCAGCGCGACCCGCAGACGCCGATGAGCGTCGTCGGGGCCAGCATCATCGGCGGCGACACCGTCGACCACGGGCTGTGGGTGGCGTTCTGGTTCTTCCTGGCCCAGTTGAACCTCATCCTCGGTGCGATCAACCTGGTGCCGCTGCTGCCCTTCGACGGCGGCCACATCGCGATCGCGGTGTTCGAGAAGGTCCGCAACATGATCCGCTCGGCCCGCGGCATGGTGGCGGCCGCGCCGGTGAACTATCTCAAGCTGATGCCCGCGACGTATGTGGTCCTGGTCTTCGTCGTCGGGTACATGCTGCTGACCGTCACGGCCGACCTGGTGAATCCGATCCGGCTGTTCCAGTAG
- the dxr gene encoding 1-deoxy-D-xylulose-5-phosphate reductoisomerase, translating into MSTATTDGHGEGRLRVLVLGSTGSIGTQALEVIAANPDRFEVVGLAAGGAKPDTLLRQRSQTGVTNIAVADERAAERVGDVPFRGPDAVTRLVQETEADVVLNALVGALGLRPTLAALDSGARLALANKESLIAGGPLVLRAARPGQIVPVDSEHSALAQCLRGGAPEEVAKLVLTASGGPFRGWTAADLESVTPEQAGAHPTWSMGPMNTLNSASLVNKGLELIETHLLFGIPYDRIEVVVHPQSIVHSMVTFVDGSTIAQASPPDMKLPISLALGWPRRVPGAAASCDFSTASTWEFEPLDGDVFPAVDLARRAGETGGCMTAVYNAANEEAAEAFLDGRIGFPGIVKTIAEVLHAADQWAVSPANVDEVLEAQRWARERARRAVAVATSATPAVAPDKVSGLA; encoded by the coding sequence GTGAGCACTGCGACGACCGACGGGCATGGCGAGGGCCGCCTGCGGGTGTTGGTGCTGGGCAGCACCGGCTCGATCGGCACCCAGGCGCTCGAGGTCATCGCCGCCAACCCCGACCGTTTCGAGGTGGTCGGGCTGGCCGCGGGGGGCGCGAAGCCGGACACGTTGCTGCGGCAACGCTCGCAAACCGGGGTCACCAACATCGCCGTCGCCGACGAGCGGGCGGCTGAGCGCGTCGGCGACGTCCCGTTCCGGGGGCCGGACGCCGTCACCCGGCTCGTGCAGGAAACCGAGGCCGACGTCGTCCTCAACGCGCTGGTCGGAGCGCTGGGGCTGCGCCCGACGCTGGCCGCGCTGGACTCGGGCGCCCGCCTGGCGCTGGCCAACAAGGAGTCGCTGATCGCCGGCGGCCCGCTGGTGCTGCGGGCGGCGCGCCCGGGCCAGATCGTGCCCGTCGACTCCGAGCACTCCGCGCTGGCCCAGTGCCTGCGCGGCGGTGCCCCCGAGGAGGTGGCCAAGCTGGTGTTGACCGCCTCCGGAGGGCCGTTCCGGGGTTGGACGGCCGCCGATCTCGAGAGCGTCACCCCCGAGCAGGCGGGCGCCCACCCGACGTGGTCGATGGGCCCGATGAACACGCTGAACTCGGCGTCGCTGGTGAACAAGGGTCTCGAGCTCATCGAAACCCACCTGCTGTTCGGCATCCCCTACGACCGCATCGAGGTGGTCGTGCACCCGCAGTCGATCGTTCATTCGATGGTCACCTTCGTCGACGGCTCGACGATCGCGCAGGCCAGCCCGCCGGACATGAAGCTGCCCATCTCGCTGGCGCTGGGCTGGCCGCGCCGCGTCCCCGGCGCGGCCGCCTCCTGCGACTTCAGCACCGCCTCGACCTGGGAATTCGAGCCGCTCGACGGCGACGTGTTCCCCGCGGTCGACCTCGCCCGGCGGGCCGGGGAGACCGGCGGCTGCATGACCGCGGTCTACAACGCCGCCAACGAAGAGGCGGCCGAAGCGTTCCTCGACGGCCGGATCGGCTTCCCGGGCATCGTCAAAACGATCGCCGAGGTGCTGCACGCCGCCGACCAATGGGCCGTATCACCCGCTAACGTGGATGAGGTACTGGAGGCGCAGCGCTGGGCACGGGAGCGGGCGCGGCGCGCCGTCGCAGTAGCAACGTCTGCGACCCCGGCAGTGGCCCCTGACAAGGTCTCGGGATTGGCTTGA
- a CDS encoding DUF2631 domain-containing protein: MASTELEHSAGVDTAEVPSAAWGWSRINHRTWHFVGVFAVIFLLAMLRGNHVGRVEDIWLVSFAVLALFVLVRDLWGRRRGWLR; encoded by the coding sequence GTGGCCAGTACCGAACTGGAACACTCCGCCGGCGTCGACACCGCCGAGGTGCCGTCGGCGGCGTGGGGCTGGAGCAGGATCAACCACCGCACCTGGCACTTCGTCGGCGTGTTCGCCGTCATATTCCTGCTGGCGATGCTGCGCGGCAACCACGTCGGCCGCGTCGAAGACATCTGGCTGGTCAGTTTCGCCGTGCTGGCGCTGTTCGTCCTGGTGCGCGACCTGTGGGGCCGCCGCCGCGGCTGGCTCAGGTAG